The Bacillus marinisedimentorum DNA segment TTTTTCACATATTTCATGTTCATATTTTATTCCTTTACGATTCTACTTAAGATTTATGTACAAATCCATAATTAAAAAGTAGTTTGTATTGGAATTATTTTTTAAAATAACTCCAAAATGAAAAGTAAAAAATAAACACGCTTGCAGCGTGTTCAGGAATGCTTATCATGGTCATGGAATTTGAGGATGACAATCACCAGCATGCTGAAACTGATCATCAGCGGCAGGACTTCAAAGGTATTCATCACATTATCGCCCCCTTATTTCTATAACTTTTCAGGAACCATGATTGTCCTACACCCGGCAAGGAAAAAAATTTAACAGGAACAAAAGCGCAAGGCCCCCGCTTAGCGGCGTACGCATATTCGGGGGTACCCGCAGGAAGGTGATCTTTCTTTCTGGAGGGAATCACCGCTTATGACGATAGCCGCTGGCGCCTGAATGACTCTCTTCTCGCTTTTTATCCACAACGCAAAAAGTTAATAACTTCCTTAACATCAAAAGACTTCCAGTTAATAGACCAGAATCCTTGAGAATATGAGGGGGATTACTTGGTTTCTAACCGATCATCTATATTCATTCCTGGATGAAAGGAATGATATATAAATATACCCTTTATGATCGAATTACAAATCTTTATTTGGAATGTGCACATTCACATCTCCTAAAGAGTCCTGAAACTCAGCACCCTCAATACGGATAGCTTTTCATAAAAAACATGTTAATTGTGATAAAAAAATCATTACTCTAAATTATCCAGATGATAAGACCATTCTAATCCGTAGCCAACCATTAAATCTCCCTTTCACCACCCCCACCCACTCGTTTTTTCAATGTAGTTATTGCACATTTTAGCAAAACCCCAACATATGTCTAAGCGATATAGAAAAAGATTCATAAAATATACCAAAAGCAAGAAAGGAGATGAAATTATGAGTTACGGAGGAGGATACGGAAACAACTTTGAGTTAATTGTAGTTCTTTTCATTCTTCTGATTATTGTTGGTGCAGCGTTTGTAAATAAAAGCTACTAATCTTACTCCGCTGAGTTGGCCTTAAGAAGCTCTAGGATTTGTGAAGCTTCTTTTAATATTCCAATCAATTAATTGTACTGCAACCAAAATATTAATAGGTGAGCACCCTGCCGGAATAGGAGATATTGCTGATATGCACACTGAGTTATAGACTAACCAGGAAGTACAAAGGCCCATGCAACTCTGCAGAAAAGCCTGAACTTTCGTGTTCAAGGACTAATGAGAGATGATAAACAGCAGAAGGTATTGTAACGGATATGGATCACGATGGTATGACAATGTTAGTTCCTGAAGAAGTAGACGAAACGGAGCTTACTAGCCAAACAAGGCAATAAGGTTGTTTTGGCAGAGGAAGGTTCGACGATTCCGCGAGCCGCGTTTCCCGTTTTATCCATTTATCTTTATAGCACCGTATCCTTATTATTATCTCCCTTACCCATACTCCCCTTATCCATATCCTTACTATTAAGGTTAGTAAGTTTCTAATCTCTTATCAATTTTATTCTTTGCACCTAAGAGGTGCATTTTTTATTTAGTTCATACTTTGAATCGAACATCATAAGATCAAAATGACTTTTACTTTCTGAAGGAGGAATACGTTTTGGAAATACCTATAACAGGATTTATTTTAGATTCTGGGCTGTCTAAAGAAGATGAAGAACATTCCCATGTATTATACCTTACTTCTTGGAATGGACGTCCAGTTCATGTTCATAAATTCGGTGGGATAACCTCGTTTGATTCTGGACACCGACATCAATATGCAGGTACAACTGAACCAGCTCCAAGTGGCGTTCCCCACACACATAGCTATTTTACTGTTACTTCTTTCGATGCCGGACATAAACATAAAATAAAAGGAGAAACAGGTCCTGACATTCCGCTTCCTGGGGGAGGTCACTTTCATGAATTTAGAGGAGTAACATCCGTTGATGGAAATCCTCCACATGAACATGCGTACAGTGGAAAAACTAGCCCCTAAAATTAAAATGTTTCCTTGTTCTAGCTGTGCAAGAGTATGAAATAATCAACTAGCATCTACCTACGTCATTGCAATATTTCCGTCTATAATGCATGCCTTAAACATAGGGTAGCGTTTCAAAGTATTTACAATTTTTAGCTTAGGATAGATTTCCTCCCAAATGACTTACCTACAACCACTTGCTGTAACATTAAAAAATTCACATAATTTACACTTAGTTTTTATTAAGAAAAACCGGGTGGATACCACCGGTAAATCCGATAACTTGAACTAAAGGCATCATCACTATGATATTCGAATAATTTGACCGAGAACCAAAGCACTGAGTTGTCGACACCCACTTCTTTAGCCAGTGTCCGGTACTGATCCTCTCATTTAAATAACGTTGTACAACTTTGTTTTTTCTTAGTCGCCGACAAAACGCTTATCGCCTTGAGTGCCGACCATTTTCCGTATGGCCTCGAAAATGAAGTCATCGACGAACTTGCTGGACATCGTGTGGAACGGAACTTTGAGTTGTACAAAAGCCCATTCATTCTCTATGCGAAAGGAATGAAGCCAGTTACAATCGATAAACCGGCTTCAAGTCTTGACATCATCCCGACCCTCTCCAACCTGCTCGGCCTGGAATATGATTCTAGGCTTCTGATGGGAAAAGATATCCTGTCAGATGCCGAACCGCTTGTCTTATTTAATAATAAAAGCTTTATTACCGACAAAGGCCGTTATAACTCAGAAACCGGCACATTCACCCCGGCTAAAGGGGAAAGCGTCGATAAAGATTACGTAAAGCGGACATCTGCCATCGTAGAGGCCAAATTCCACTATGCGGCCCGGATTTTGGAGACGGATTATTATCGGAAGGTTGTGCCAGAATAGCGGGAAGGCGGTTCCTGTCATTTCTATTATCAAATCGAAAACAACCTGCCCCTTTCATAGAGGGGACAGGTTATTTTCGTTACGTACCTTTTCCCGGTTGGTTCCTGCCCTAAAAGAGTAATGTTGTGTATAACTTTAGCTTTAATTCCCATTCCTGCTGTTCCGTTTCGCCGAATCTTTTAAAAAAGACAAAGGCTTGCCCCTTCGGTTCGGCTCCGCTTTATTGATCTTTTAATTGTCCCATTACCCGGTCTGTGTTTTGTTAACAGCAGGATTTGAACTTGGAAAGCTCCAATGCTCTTCAAATGCTGGCAACCAAAAATATCACACCATTTTCCATGGTCGAAACCGCTTATTGAAGCATGCTTGGTGGTTCATAATAACAAATTGTAAGCACAAGTGTAATCATACATATCGATTAGTTGTTGGTTGACCAGACGGAAAATTAATAAGTAAATCAGCACTGGCCTCGTCATTAATAGCGTATTTTTTGCACTTCTCAGGGACTGTCCTGTATTGTTCTGAAAAATCTAATGTTGAACAACTGCGTTTGATGTTATATATTTATAACATCTCGATGTGAAATGCAAGTAGGAGGAGGAGTATGAAGTATACATGGTTAAAGCTTTTTGGCTTCATTGGGTTTCTAGGTTTTCTGGGTGTCTACCCATTGAACCCTACATTGTTTAGTTTTTTTGCTTTTTTTGCTTTTTTTCGATTCTCGAAGGTTATACACGACGAACGGTTTGAGGAAAATGTTAATAAAGCCTCTCGCAACGCACTGATCGTATTCGTCTTGATGTTTTCATTGGTCGTAATACTTGTAAATATTGTTCGAGATGATACATTACTGGCACTGTTGTATGCCCTTCATTTTAGTATTGTTGTGTTAGTGTTCGTATTCTCATTTCAACATTATGAAAAACAAGAAAGGTAACGATTATGGCTCTAACGACCCGGATAAAAGAATATCGCGCAAAGAAAAATATGACTCAAGATGAACTGGCGAAACGTGTTCATGTAAGAAGAGAAACGATCAGCCATCTTGAAAAGGGGAAATACAACCCTTCCTTAAAGCTGGCTCATGATATCGCAAAGATATTAGACGGGAGTATCGATGAGTTATTTATATTTACAGATGAGGAATGATTATTTTCCTGGTCAAAAACGATGTTAGAAATAAAAAATAGAGGTGAATATTATGGCCGATACGACAGTACTTTCTGTGAAAGACTTGACAAAATCTTTTGCTGGTAAAACAGTTGTCAAAGACGTCAGTTTTTCCATTCAAAAGGGAGATATATACGGATTCCTTGGTCCGAATGGTGCGGGGAAAACAACAACAATCCGGATGATACTTGGATTAATACATAAAACAAGAGGAAAAGTCATCATTAATGGATTTGACATGGATGAAAATTTTAAACAGGGAATCAATAATGTTGGGGCTGTTGTAGAAACACCAAAATTTTATTTGAATATGACAGCTGTACAGAACTTAAAGGTCATTGCTAATTTACATTCCCATATATCAGCTGCAAGGATAGATGAGGTATTGGAGATAGCTGGATTGAGTGAAAGCAAGCATAAGAAGGTCAAAGCTTTTTCCCTCGGAATGAAACAGCGGTTAGGAATTGCAATGGCTTTATTAAATGAACCCACCATTGTATTCCTGGATGAACCTACCAACGGAATTGATCCTCAAGGGGTCATAGAGACAAGAAGCCTGATCTCCAAACTTGCGCATGAACAGGGGATTACTTTTTTCATCACCACTCACTTATTATATGAAGTTGAGCAAATCTGTAACAAGGTGGCTATTCTACGAAATGGAGAATTAATTACAGAAGGCTATGTGAAAGAAATGCTAAACACCGATAGTGATATAGTGGAAATTCATACTGCTGCTTCAGATGATCTGCTATCTTTTATAAAAGACATTGAATATGTGATTTCTGCTGAGGCCACATCCTTCGGAATAAAAGCTGCCATCACACCTAACCATTCAGGTAAATTGAACAAAAAGTTGAATGACAATGGATATATGGTTCATTATCTCGTTCCTAAAAAGAAATCATTAGAAGAATTGTTCATTGATTTTACCGAAGGAGATGTATAATATGCTGGCAAGACTCATTAAAAATGAACTTCTAAAGATTGCTTTAAATAAAAAACTATATGTATTTATGGTTGTCATGGCGCTATTCACCTTTCTGCCTGCGTTTGAGAAGTTGATTGGTCAGGTGCCATTTGATTTAACCGGCCAAAACCTGCCAATGTATATGCTGACAACCCATGTAATGATTCTGCTTCCCCTGTTCGCCATCATTATCATCACCGATATGATTACGGATGAGTACGTAAGTGGTACTCTTAAACTGTCTTTGCTGCATCCGGTATCAAGGGCATCATTATTGACAGCTAAAATAATCAGCTTGTTCATTTCCCTATTATTTCTCTTATTATATGCAGCATTTTTCGCTTATTTGTTAGGCAGCATCATATGGGGATTTGGGGATAGCTTAGTCTTTGATGGAGTAGAATACGCCACTTTGGATGGCATAATAAAAACGGTTGGATCGTATATTGTATCCGCCTTTCCGCTGACTGCCTTCGGAACGTTTATCATGCTTGCAGCACTGTTGCTGTCAAGTAACGGCGGTGCGTTGGGGGTGTCAGTTGGATTTCTGATATTCCTGAATTTAGCAGGAGAACTTTTTCCTTTCTTGCGTCCGTATCTGTTAGTTGATTATTTTAGAGGGCTGGCAAAATATTTGTTCTTCACCGAAGAATACAACCAGGCGGTTATAGGTATTTTCATTATCGTTATATATGGAATTGCCACCTATATCATTAGCCTGATTTATTTTAAAAAGAAAGATTTGCTCTATTGACAGAAAAATTTTTGTCTAATATTGTATCCTCCCCAAGCCACAACCGGGCAGGCTATCTCATTTCACCTAAAGGAGCCTTCCTGTTGTGGCTGTTCCGAGGCCGACGGTCCATCCGGGGAAAGTTTTTACATAACAAAAAAGCTGGAGAAACTGAGGAAATGTCTTTAAAAACGACACACGTTAACTCATGCCAGATCTGCTATGAAAATTTTCGTCCGAATAAAATTGTGTACTATGTAAAAATTGATAACAACCTTGTCTGCGGAGCATGCGCGGAGGCTGCAAACAGCAAAGAAATTGAAGCCAAGATTTATGAGTGGACCGGCATGACTAAGCCTTATGCCAACAGACTCTTAGGCTCCAACTAATGAAAATGAAGAACCATTAGGAAGGGTAATGACAGCTACGCTGTTACTACCCCTTCTAATAAGTTTATAGAGGTAAACAAAAGTGGCTTTTTAAGGATGGAGAAATTTGAAGACCTTTATTTCTAAAATCATAACACTTTTACTTATATCAATTATTGGAAGTTTTTATTTTGTTATTGTTGTGTATCCTCCGCAAAAAGGTTTCAGTGGGGTTATCTATTACACGTTGATGATGTACCCTTTAATATTATTGTATTTGTCACCGGGGGTTCTGATTTCATACTTAGTAGATCTTATTAAAAAATATACTAAAAGGACGCATATCATTTTTTCAGTTGGAATGTACTTTTTTATATGTTCCCTCTTACTCTATATTCCTTTTATTATAATTCAAAAGGAAAACTCTACCCATGCAATGTTTTATTTTTTATTCATACCTGTTCTATATGGTGTTTCAGAGTTCTTTGTTAGAAAAGTAATATTTAAAAGTGAAGTAGGAACCAATAGAATGACGAGTTGAAATAAAATGTTTTAAATAAAAAAATCTAAAATATAGACCAACTGCAGCTTTGCAACTGGCCTATACTGTATCCAAAAAAGAAATGCTCTATCTAAGGGAGTGTACTGAACGACACTCCTTTACACTCTTCATAAACGTTTATTGCATCACTTTACTGCACAAGTGACGAATCAAAGCCGTCCTCTGTCACATACCCGTCGATGCTCCAGATGTGTCTTTGCTCTTGTTTCGCCTTTGCTTCCGCTTCGCGGAATTCATCCAGGTATTTGTCGGTTTCAGCCGATTCATCGGCCAACCGAGCGATTCCGTCTTGGAGCATCAGTTTGTTGAAGTTATAATGATCCGCATTATTTTCCATCCAGATGTAACCAAGCGTATGACCGTCCTTGTCTTTCTCGGGGTCTCCCCGCTCCAAAAGCGCCGGTGAATCTTCCAATCTCAGTGTCGTATATTTGTTCGATTCAAACCCATACATACCATCCTCGCTGCCATCCGGCAAAACAAGCTCCGGGGCGTCAACCAACAAGAGGTTCACCGTTTCTTCGCCATTCTCGCCCTCTACGACAATTGTGTCCCCGTCAATCACATGTACCACTTTCACTTCCTCTGTAATCTTCACAATTTCACTCGCCGGATTTTCAATGTGCCCGAAATCCTCCTCCAAATCTTCCGCAGTCGGTGCGCTTTTCTCTGTTTTCGCCTTGGTAGCCGCACCGGTGTTCTTGTCAGCCGCGCCGTCTGTTGCCGATGAATCACCGCAAGCTGCTAACAGCATGACGAGAAACACAGACAGCAGCACGTTTGCAGCCAAATTGGCGCCTGTTGTGCGTTTGCGCTTTCGCATTTTGACCCTCTCCCTTTTCTTTTGTCTCTATCTTTCGTTGATTCATAGACGCCCGGACCCACCCTCAGACTTGACGTTTTAAACCCTTCCTATTTTACCATAATATTGCACTTGCGACGAAAGGGACGCGAAACGCACCCCTTTCGTCCATTATTTCGGTTTTACAACCTGTTTTTTGCGTGCAGCTGCTGCCAGGCGCAACTGGCGGGCCACCTGATACAACCCCTAGGAAACGGGAGAAGTTCCTGTCCAATTACACAATCGGAAGCAAGTTTTCGTCACCGAATTCCGAAACATTGATTTTTAGAGGTTGGTCCTACACTAGAAACTTCTTAACAGCAAAAAAACTTCCGGTCAACAGACCAGAAGCCTAGAGAATATGAGGGGATAACTTGGTACTAGCCACTGATATCGATGCATTCCATATATTGGAATGGTATTTATATCCTTCCCTTTGTCGCAAGAACCAAAACCATTATTTGTAAAACCAATGGTCTACAGTTGGCCGTTTCTTAGCCATTCAAAAATTTTATAACTTCCAAATAACTGCACGAAGGTGAAAACTATCCAGATAAACACAAAGACTCCAGGATTTCCGTATTGTTTTAAGTCTGTCCAGTTAAGGACAATAAACAGTAAAAATCCGAAATTAACAAGGTAAAGGAATATGTGGGGAGCAATCCATAATACCCTTAGCTTCACGTTCATCTTAAAACCACCTTAGTCAGTAAGAATATGGTTTTTTAATCCTACGTTTATCTTGCTTGCATTAACAAATAAAGTTAACTTTCTTTATTGCTCTTTTTCCGATTTAAAGCCGCCATGACACTGATCAGACCTATTATCAAACTCGATGAAATGATAATGATTGCCGCAATATCCATACTCGATCTTCACCATCCAATTGATGAGATTCTCCTATAGAGGCATTATTGGTTTTAGAACCAGTTATCTTAATATGTATTTTATAATTGATTACATGGCTATCTAGTAAAGCTATTTTCAACGTATTCCCTGATTTTTTTCCATTCATGATCTTCTTTTCGGAAAGTCTCTACAAAAAGCAACTTAGCATCAGTCATTTCTCCGTCAATTTCAAAACTTACCCAAAATACAGCTACACCTTCTTCTTGCTGATTGATTTCAATTAAAATATCGTCAAATATCCATTTAGGATTTCTTCCTTGATATTGGCTATATGCATGCACCCAGCCTTTTTTCGCTTCATCATAGCCCCAATCTAAAGCCATTGCATCAGTGGCGGCCCATCTAACATTTAAATTCTTTGAATGATATGTTAACATCCTCTCCGAATTTAAACTATTCCAGGAATCTCTGTACTCTGCTAAAAAGTCTATAAAATCATTTAATAATGCTTGTTCCATCCAAAAACTCCTTTAATCTGCTCGGTTTTCTTTCGTTCCTTCCTCTTTTAAGACACTTTGCAATTCCTCAAACAACAATCGTGCCCCTTCTTCACTCAGCGTTATCTTGCCGTCCGCGAATTGGATCAAGTCGAACGATACCTTGCCGGTCACAGCACATTGCTCACGTGATTCAAACTTTTTAAGAATAATTCGTTCATCCTCAACAAATATTTCCAGAGAATCTCCCGGCCCATATTTAAGTACACGCCGTGTTTCGACAGGCAGCACAATCCTTCCCAGCGGATCCATTTTTCTCACAATGCCAGTAGATTTCATAATTTCTCCCCTTTCTCTTACAGGAATATTTTACCTGATAATTAGGATTGTTGTCACAATAATTCACATATTCCTTTCATCCTACATAAGTGCTCTATAGGAGAAGTTATACTTCCGGTTTTTAACTTTCGTGACACCTCTATTTGCGACTGGAGAATTTCCATTTGGAATAACGTCATATCAGGATAATTGCTCACCAAAGAAAACTTTCACTTTGCTGGATCGTATACGTATCCTAGTTGGAGATAAAGTGAGGTGGTTGGATGTATTGGGAACTAAGGATTGAACCATTTCCGGTCTTTTTCAAAAGTTTCCTGATTTTTTTCTTGTAAACACATCGTATTTCATAAGAAGTGCGTTCTTTCTTGTTCTAGTTGGGGGAATCTTTACCATCTTGGAGAAGACAAACATAAACGCCATGAAGGTTCATTTCACTATGGGGATTGGCTTAATCGTATTAGGCTTTTTGATTGATTATTTAACGGCATAGGAACGTTGAAACGCTTGTTTATATCAAGAGTTTCACTCATCATAGGAAATCCCCAATTTCTTTCAGTTTATTTTCTAAAGCTATTCTCCTTCTGCGTACTTCTTCCTCTTCCTTTCGAAGATTATTCACGTGATCGGTCAGTTGTTCTAATACCTGATGAATTAATTTTTTGTCGCCACACTGATACGCTTCCTTTAAATTGAATATGATTTGGATATCTTTTAAGGATAATCCGTATTCCTGTAATTCCTTCACTACATGAAAGTTTAAGATTTCTTTCTCCCCATATTCTTTATGATGATTTTCCCACTTTGGCGTAACTAAATTTAAGTCTTCATAATGGCGAACAGTATCTTTAGTTGTATTGAGTAATTCGACGAATTTTCCAATTCTCAATTCAGTCGCTCCCTTTAAAAAATTCCTTGACATGGGGTTAACCCCACATATTTAAATTACTATAAAATACCTTATTGGGGGTAATTTTAATGGCTTATTTCTTGTGGATCGGCGTTTCTCTTGCTATTGTATATGGATTGATAAGTGCATTAAGCGGAGTCGTTCAATTTAAAGAAAGGCAAATACCGATGTGGTCAGCATTACTGATAACAATAGTAGGAGGGACTCTTGTAACTTCTGCCTTATTCCTTTTAATAAATCCGAAAATGATCATAATTTTAATTCTTTGTTTAGTATTCATGCACGTCGCTGCAATCGTAAATGGTTTTCATCTTTATGGAAAAATCAATCTCATGCATCACATCATTCGATTTAGTCTTTCAGCTGTCATTATCGTTTTGCTATGGGGCTAACAACAGAAGCTATATCACGAGACAACTCTCCATTCAATGCCCACACCGGAATAAGGCACTGAATGGAGAGTTGAATTTCCTTTCCTAATTGTGAATTTTGATTCTTGCCAATCCAAAGAACAGAAACGGAATTACCATTATAGAGATAAAAACAACCTGGCTAATAAAAAAGCTTATAAACCCCAAGTGCGACATCATTCCAGTTACGATTAAAAATAAGGTGATGACGCCGTTTGGAATCATTGAAATCCAAACATCCCGCTGTGTCACCTGTTTTTTTATAAACTTAAACCTAAATAGTAATCCAAGAATCGCCCATCCAAATATGTAAACAACACCGACCAGGATTACACTATCCAGAAAAGACGCCGTTTTCCGAACTTCTACTCCGAATGAAATATACAAAATGGACGAAACAATTATAACAAGATTATATGTCGTTAGGAATAATACTGGTTTCATGTATCTATCCTTCCTAATAACAGATTGCTGTTTACTTCAATAAGAAGTTAGAGGATGTGGATGTTAATGAACTCGAACTCGACTGTTAATCCCTAAGTGCATTATTTTTACATATCCTCATTTCTTTTTTGGGATTAAATAGGATATGAGAATTACAACAACTCCAATCCCAACCACACCCCATTTTATAACATT contains these protein-coding regions:
- a CDS encoding putative holin-like toxin, which codes for MNTFEVLPLMISFSMLVIVILKFHDHDKHS
- a CDS encoding YjcZ family sporulation protein; protein product: MSYGGGYGNNFELIVVLFILLIIVGAAFVNKSY
- a CDS encoding YmaF family protein, coding for MEIPITGFILDSGLSKEDEEHSHVLYLTSWNGRPVHVHKFGGITSFDSGHRHQYAGTTEPAPSGVPHTHSYFTVTSFDAGHKHKIKGETGPDIPLPGGGHFHEFRGVTSVDGNPPHEHAYSGKTSP
- a CDS encoding DUF3796 domain-containing protein; amino-acid sequence: MKYTWLKLFGFIGFLGFLGVYPLNPTLFSFFAFFAFFRFSKVIHDERFEENVNKASRNALIVFVLMFSLVVILVNIVRDDTLLALLYALHFSIVVLVFVFSFQHYEKQER
- a CDS encoding helix-turn-helix transcriptional regulator; this encodes MALTTRIKEYRAKKNMTQDELAKRVHVRRETISHLEKGKYNPSLKLAHDIAKILDGSIDELFIFTDEE
- a CDS encoding ABC transporter ATP-binding protein, giving the protein MADTTVLSVKDLTKSFAGKTVVKDVSFSIQKGDIYGFLGPNGAGKTTTIRMILGLIHKTRGKVIINGFDMDENFKQGINNVGAVVETPKFYLNMTAVQNLKVIANLHSHISAARIDEVLEIAGLSESKHKKVKAFSLGMKQRLGIAMALLNEPTIVFLDEPTNGIDPQGVIETRSLISKLAHEQGITFFITTHLLYEVEQICNKVAILRNGELITEGYVKEMLNTDSDIVEIHTAASDDLLSFIKDIEYVISAEATSFGIKAAITPNHSGKLNKKLNDNGYMVHYLVPKKKSLEELFIDFTEGDV
- a CDS encoding ABC transporter permease subunit translates to MLARLIKNELLKIALNKKLYVFMVVMALFTFLPAFEKLIGQVPFDLTGQNLPMYMLTTHVMILLPLFAIIIITDMITDEYVSGTLKLSLLHPVSRASLLTAKIISLFISLLFLLLYAAFFAYLLGSIIWGFGDSLVFDGVEYATLDGIIKTVGSYIVSAFPLTAFGTFIMLAALLLSSNGGALGVSVGFLIFLNLAGELFPFLRPYLLVDYFRGLAKYLFFTEEYNQAVIGIFIIVIYGIATYIISLIYFKKKDLLY
- a CDS encoding thermonuclease family protein, with amino-acid sequence MRKRKRTTGANLAANVLLSVFLVMLLAACGDSSATDGAADKNTGAATKAKTEKSAPTAEDLEEDFGHIENPASEIVKITEEVKVVHVIDGDTIVVEGENGEETVNLLLVDAPELVLPDGSEDGMYGFESNKYTTLRLEDSPALLERGDPEKDKDGHTLGYIWMENNADHYNFNKLMLQDGIARLADESAETDKYLDEFREAEAKAKQEQRHIWSIDGYVTEDGFDSSLVQ
- a CDS encoding AbrB/MazE/SpoVT family DNA-binding domain-containing protein, with translation MKSTGIVRKMDPLGRIVLPVETRRVLKYGPGDSLEIFVEDERIILKKFESREQCAVTGKVSFDLIQFADGKITLSEEGARLLFEELQSVLKEEGTKENRAD
- a CDS encoding MerR family transcriptional regulator, encoding MSRNFLKGATELRIGKFVELLNTTKDTVRHYEDLNLVTPKWENHHKEYGEKEILNFHVVKELQEYGLSLKDIQIIFNLKEAYQCGDKKLIHQVLEQLTDHVNNLRKEEEEVRRRRIALENKLKEIGDFL